A region from the Thermanaeromonas toyohensis ToBE genome encodes:
- the rpsK gene encoding 30S ribosomal protein S11, whose amino-acid sequence MPRKGGRTRRRERKHIESGIAHIKSTFNNTIVTITDKAGNTIAWASGGTVGFKGTRKSTPYAAQLAAESAAKQAMEYGMKEVECYVKGPGAGREAAIRSLQAAGLEVSVIKDVTPIPHNGCRPPKRRRV is encoded by the coding sequence ATGCCGCGGAAGGGAGGCCGTACTAGGCGGCGGGAACGCAAGCATATTGAGAGCGGCATCGCCCATATTAAATCGACCTTTAATAATACCATAGTTACCATCACTGATAAAGCGGGCAACACCATTGCCTGGGCCAGCGGTGGCACGGTCGGGTTTAAAGGAACCCGTAAGAGCACACCGTATGCAGCCCAGCTAGCCGCGGAATCAGCGGCCAAACAGGCCATGGAGTATGGGATGAAGGAAGTAGAATGTTATGTTAAGGGGCCGGGGGCGGGCCGGGAAGCAGCCATCAGATCCTTGCAGGCTGCTGGCCTAGAGGTGAGTGTAATCAAGGATGTTACTCCTATACCCCATAACGGGTGCCGTCCCCCCAAGCGCCGGAGAGTATAA
- the rpsD gene encoding 30S ribosomal protein S4, protein MARYTGPVCRLCRREGIKLYLKGERCYTDKCAIARRPYAPGQHGQERRKLSEYGIRLREKQKARRIYGIMERQFRRYFEKAEKEKGVTGENLLRLLERRLDNVVYRLGFASSRAEARQLVRHGHFTVNGRKVDIPSYLVEPGDEIAVREKSKESPKFQELAAQAAHRTPPAWLEVDAANLRGRVLALPTRDQIDVPIQEHLIVELYSK, encoded by the coding sequence TTGGCTAGATATACAGGACCAGTATGCCGCCTTTGTCGGCGGGAAGGTATCAAACTCTATCTTAAAGGCGAGCGCTGCTACACAGATAAATGCGCCATAGCCCGCCGTCCGTATGCCCCAGGACAACACGGCCAGGAACGGAGGAAACTTTCCGAGTACGGTATAAGACTTAGGGAGAAGCAGAAGGCGCGTCGCATTTACGGAATTATGGAGCGCCAATTCCGTCGCTACTTTGAAAAGGCTGAGAAGGAGAAAGGAGTCACCGGCGAGAACCTCCTGCGCCTGCTAGAGCGGAGGTTAGATAATGTAGTCTATCGCCTGGGTTTTGCTAGCTCCCGGGCCGAGGCTCGGCAGTTAGTTAGACATGGGCATTTTACCGTTAACGGCCGTAAGGTGGATATACCTTCCTACTTGGTAGAACCTGGAGACGAGATAGCGGTGCGGGAGAAAAGTAAAGAGTCGCCCAAGTTTCAAGAGCTGGCTGCCCAGGCTGCACACCGTACCCCTCCGGCCTGGCTAGAAGTAGACGCAGCCAATCTTCGGGGTCGGGTCCTGGCGCTACCTACCCGGGACCAGATAGATGTACCCATCCAGGAACACCTTATCGTGGAGCTTTATTCTAAGTAG
- a CDS encoding DNA-directed RNA polymerase subunit alpha: MLEIERPRLECVEKTSKFGRFVIEPLERGYGITLGNSLRRVLLSSLPGAAVTSVKIEGVLHEFSTIPGVVEDTTDIILNLKNLALKIHSDEPKILRIEAEGEGEVKAGDIIADADVEILNPELHIATLEKDGRLFMEITAQKGRGYVPAEKNKRDDHVIGVIPVDSLYSPVHKVNYIVENTRVGQVTDYDKLTLEVWTNGSLAPDEAVSTAAQILVDYFKLFVGLADRVAPEVNIAPKEEEKKDRLLDMTIEELDLSVRSYNCLKRAGINTVGELIQRTEEDMMKVRNLGKKSLEEVVQKLAELGLKLRSPDE; the protein is encoded by the coding sequence ATGCTGGAGATAGAACGGCCTAGGCTAGAATGTGTAGAAAAGACTTCTAAGTTTGGACGCTTTGTAATCGAACCCTTGGAGAGGGGTTATGGGATTACCTTGGGTAATTCCTTACGCCGGGTACTTCTTTCTTCCTTGCCCGGGGCAGCTGTGACTTCGGTTAAAATTGAGGGGGTACTTCATGAATTCTCCACCATCCCTGGAGTGGTGGAGGACACCACAGATATTATTTTAAACCTTAAAAACCTGGCCCTTAAGATTCATAGCGACGAACCCAAGATACTGCGGATCGAAGCCGAGGGTGAAGGGGAGGTAAAGGCGGGGGATATAATAGCTGACGCCGATGTGGAGATCCTTAACCCTGAGCTTCACATAGCCACCTTAGAGAAGGACGGCCGCCTTTTTATGGAGATAACGGCCCAAAAGGGCCGTGGGTATGTTCCGGCCGAGAAAAATAAAAGGGACGATCACGTGATAGGCGTGATCCCGGTGGATTCCCTTTATTCCCCGGTTCACAAAGTGAACTATATTGTGGAAAACACCCGGGTAGGGCAGGTTACCGACTACGATAAGCTAACCTTAGAAGTATGGACTAACGGGAGCCTTGCCCCTGATGAAGCTGTAAGCACAGCGGCCCAGATCTTGGTGGATTACTTCAAATTGTTTGTCGGGCTGGCCGACCGGGTAGCTCCGGAAGTCAACATAGCTCCCAAGGAAGAAGAAAAGAAAGATCGTTTGCTGGATATGACCATTGAAGAACTGGATCTCTCGGTCCGTTCCTATAACTGCCTTAAACGGGCGGGTATTAACACTGTCGGGGAGCTTATCCAGAGAACGGAAGAGGATATGATGAAAGTACGCAACCTGGGTAAAAAGTCCCTAGAGGAAGTAGTGCAGAAGCTGGCTGAGCTGGGTCTAAAACTACGGAGCCCAGATGAGTAA
- the rplQ gene encoding 50S ribosomal protein L17: MGYRKLGRRSDHRKMLLRNIVTSLLREGRLTTTEPRAKELRRIADEMITLAKRGDLHARRQALAYLLDEDVVTKLFREIGPRYAGRQGGYTRLVKIGYRRGDGAPLVMVELV; this comes from the coding sequence ATGGGTTACCGGAAGTTAGGGCGACGGTCGGACCATCGAAAGATGCTTTTACGCAACATCGTTACTTCCTTATTACGGGAAGGGCGGCTAACTACTACCGAACCCCGGGCTAAGGAGCTACGGCGTATTGCCGATGAGATGATTACCCTAGCCAAAAGAGGGGATCTCCATGCCCGGCGTCAAGCTTTGGCTTATCTATTGGATGAAGATGTGGTTACCAAACTATTTAGGGAGATCGGGCCGCGCTATGCCGGGCGGCAGGGGGGATACACGCGCTTAGTAAAGATCGGTTACCGCCGTGGGGATGGAGCTCCTTTGGTTATGGTAGAGCTGGTTTAG
- a CDS encoding energy-coupling factor transporter ATPase: MLCFRGVSFSYPGVPRPALQDVTFTLAPGEFVVVMGPNGSGKSTLTRLGNGLLLPAQGEVVVDGLNTKDPAALPRVRQRVGLVFQDPDNQMVAATVEEDVAFGPENLGLPPEEIKRRVEEALDTLGIANLRHRPPHRLSGGQKQKVALAGILAMEPQYILLDEATAMLDPRSREEVLGLLNFLCREQGIGLLLVTHLPEEALVADRVVVLYEGVIWKEGTPEEVFSQPEELVERGLEAPQTVLLAQRLARRGLKLPYKALRPEELAQALWTLAVGDISRPNTF, translated from the coding sequence ATGCTCTGCTTTAGAGGGGTAAGTTTTTCTTACCCAGGGGTTCCACGTCCAGCCCTGCAGGACGTCACCTTCACCCTGGCCCCTGGGGAGTTTGTGGTGGTTATGGGGCCCAATGGCTCTGGCAAGTCTACCTTGACTCGCCTGGGTAACGGTCTCTTGCTGCCCGCGCAAGGCGAGGTCGTGGTGGATGGTCTCAACACTAAGGACCCTGCGGCCCTCCCCCGGGTACGCCAGAGGGTAGGCCTGGTCTTCCAGGATCCTGACAACCAAATGGTGGCGGCCACGGTGGAAGAGGATGTGGCCTTCGGACCTGAAAACCTGGGCCTGCCGCCCGAGGAAATAAAGCGCCGTGTAGAGGAAGCCCTGGATACTTTAGGCATTGCCAACCTCCGTCACCGCCCTCCCCACCGCTTATCTGGAGGCCAGAAACAGAAAGTAGCTCTAGCAGGGATCTTAGCCATGGAACCACAATATATTCTTCTCGATGAAGCCACGGCCATGCTGGACCCTCGCTCGCGAGAGGAAGTACTGGGGCTTCTTAATTTTTTATGTCGGGAGCAAGGGATAGGTCTCCTCTTGGTCACTCACCTACCGGAGGAAGCTTTGGTGGCTGATAGGGTAGTGGTTCTCTATGAGGGGGTTATTTGGAAAGAGGGAACACCAGAAGAGGTCTTTAGCCAACCTGAAGAGTTAGTGGAAAGGGGGCTAGAGGCCCCCCAGACAGTTCTCCTAGCCCAAAGATTAGCCCGGAGGGGTTTAAAATTGCCCTATAAAGCTTTAAGGCCCGAAGAGCTGGCCCAAGCTTTATGGACCTTGGCTGTAGGCGACATCTCAAGGCCAAATACCTTTTAA
- a CDS encoding energy-coupling factor transporter ATPase yields the protein MEILLRGVSFSYQIGGQDFPALKDINLIIHPGELLAITGEGGSGKSTLAQIIAGLLKPTQGQVYWNGRPLWDSKKGKRRLTWRGKVGLAFQQPEQQLFAETVAEDVAFGPRNLGLPPEEVEKRVKEALKRVGLDEEVSGRSPFTLSGGQKRRAALAGILALDPEILILDEPTAGLDPGGRRQIIHIIREFHSHRGKTVILISHNMAEVSVLAQRMIVLHQGQMVLSGTPAEVFAQGERLGEWGLVPPPLTQVLLELNRRGASLNLAAFTLKEVEEEIWRWLSYRGRSTLVRPG from the coding sequence ATGGAAATCCTTTTGAGAGGAGTAAGCTTTAGCTATCAAATTGGTGGGCAAGATTTTCCGGCTTTAAAGGACATTAACCTTATTATCCATCCTGGAGAACTGTTGGCTATTACTGGAGAAGGAGGATCGGGCAAGTCCACCTTAGCCCAAATTATAGCTGGCCTCTTAAAACCTACCCAGGGGCAGGTATACTGGAATGGGCGGCCCCTTTGGGACTCTAAAAAAGGCAAGCGACGCCTTACCTGGCGCGGGAAAGTGGGTTTAGCCTTTCAGCAACCCGAACAGCAGCTCTTTGCTGAAACGGTGGCTGAGGATGTGGCCTTTGGTCCCCGGAATTTAGGCTTACCCCCGGAGGAAGTAGAAAAGAGGGTTAAGGAAGCTTTAAAGAGAGTAGGGCTAGATGAGGAGGTATCTGGCCGTTCCCCTTTCACTTTAAGCGGAGGGCAGAAAAGGCGCGCAGCCTTGGCTGGCATTTTAGCCCTGGATCCTGAGATCCTTATACTAGATGAACCCACAGCAGGCCTAGATCCGGGGGGGCGGCGCCAGATTATCCATATAATCCGGGAGTTTCATAGCCATCGAGGGAAAACCGTGATCCTTATCTCCCACAATATGGCTGAAGTTTCTGTCCTAGCCCAGAGGATGATTGTCCTGCACCAAGGCCAGATGGTTTTAAGCGGGACACCAGCCGAAGTTTTTGCCCAGGGTGAGCGGTTAGGGGAGTGGGGATTGGTCCCTCCACCCCTTACTCAGGTGTTACTTGAGCTTAACCGAAGGGGAGCGAGCTTAAACTTGGCTGCCTTTACCTTAAAGGAAGTAGAGGAAGAGATATGGCGCTGGCTTTCCTACCGAGGGAGGTCTACTTTAGTCCGGCCAGGCTAG
- a CDS encoding energy-coupling factor transporter transmembrane component T family protein has protein sequence MPGDSFFHRLDPRTKILGLFLYGVGILGAPGPVGTYFLGSLSLIATGASGLPVRFLWRQLKPLIFFLVAILTLEALLIPGIELVHMGPLVISREGLYQGLTAAGRVLFLLVAAFLLTATTSPLNLARGLQHLLQPGRKLKLPAEELSLMLTLALRFVPTLLEEAERISKAQAARGFSLEGENLFKKGMGLLPLLVPLFVSTLKRAEDLAQALEARGYQPGSVRTQIRPLKMRWPDYLFLAVNFLLAGLALIWH, from the coding sequence CTGCCAGGAGACAGTTTCTTTCACCGGTTAGATCCTAGAACAAAAATCCTGGGCCTCTTTTTATATGGGGTAGGAATTTTAGGCGCGCCAGGCCCGGTAGGCACCTATTTCCTGGGCTCCCTTAGCCTCATAGCTACGGGTGCCAGTGGTTTACCTGTGCGCTTTCTCTGGCGTCAGCTTAAACCTTTAATCTTTTTTCTGGTGGCAATCCTTACCCTGGAAGCTCTTCTTATCCCAGGGATTGAGTTAGTTCATATGGGTCCCCTGGTGATAAGCCGCGAGGGATTATACCAAGGCTTAACTGCAGCAGGCAGGGTGCTTTTTCTTTTGGTAGCCGCTTTCCTTCTTACAGCTACTACTTCACCCCTTAACCTGGCCCGGGGCCTGCAACACCTTTTACAACCCGGACGCAAACTTAAACTACCGGCGGAAGAGTTATCCTTAATGCTTACCTTAGCCTTAAGATTTGTACCTACCCTGCTAGAAGAAGCTGAGCGCATAAGTAAGGCCCAGGCAGCGAGGGGTTTCAGCTTAGAGGGAGAAAACTTATTTAAAAAAGGCATGGGCCTCCTTCCCCTTCTGGTGCCCCTATTTGTGAGTACCTTAAAAAGGGCAGAAGATCTAGCCCAAGCCCTGGAGGCCCGAGGATACCAGCCCGGTTCAGTCCGCACTCAAATACGGCCACTAAAGATGCGTTGGCCAGATTATCTATTCCTAGCGGTCAATTTCCTTTTGGCTGGCCTGGCCTTGATTTGGCACTAG
- the truA gene encoding tRNA pseudouridine(38-40) synthase TruA, which translates to MRYLKITLAYEGTAYAGWQVQPGTHGPTIQGKVEEALASLTGERIRVVAAGRTDAGVHARGQVISFATHSRIPVDRWPWALNSVLPEDIIALEAVEVGPDFHARFSAKSKTYRYTIDNGIFPDVFQRRFAWHVRHPLDLQAMERAALYLKGRHDFRSFAAAGRPVKSFEREIKDVCWLKEGPFIHFDITADGFLYHMVRIIVGTLVEIGLGRRQPEDMGIILASRKRSLAGPTAPAHGLCLMRVDY; encoded by the coding sequence GTGCGCTACCTAAAGATCACCTTGGCCTATGAGGGGACAGCCTACGCTGGATGGCAAGTACAACCGGGTACCCATGGCCCTACCATCCAGGGCAAGGTGGAGGAAGCCCTGGCCTCTTTAACAGGAGAAAGGATCCGGGTGGTGGCCGCGGGACGAACAGACGCTGGCGTTCACGCCCGGGGTCAGGTTATAAGTTTTGCCACCCATAGCCGCATACCTGTAGATCGTTGGCCCTGGGCCCTCAATAGTGTATTACCGGAAGATATTATAGCTTTGGAGGCGGTTGAAGTAGGGCCGGATTTCCATGCCCGTTTTTCAGCTAAAAGCAAAACCTATCGCTATACTATAGATAATGGAATTTTTCCCGACGTTTTCCAGCGCAGGTTCGCCTGGCACGTTCGCCATCCTCTAGACCTTCAAGCCATGGAAAGGGCGGCCCTCTACCTTAAAGGGCGGCATGATTTTCGTTCCTTTGCCGCAGCCGGCCGTCCCGTTAAGAGTTTTGAAAGGGAAATTAAGGATGTATGCTGGTTAAAGGAGGGTCCTTTTATCCATTTTGATATTACTGCCGATGGCTTCCTCTATCATATGGTCCGCATTATAGTAGGTACCTTAGTAGAAATAGGCCTGGGGCGCCGCCAGCCTGAAGACATGGGAATCATCCTAGCCAGCCGCAAACGTTCTTTAGCTGGACCAACAGCTCCGGCCCACGGCCTTTGTCTTATGCGGGTAGATTACTAA
- the rplM gene encoding 50S ribosomal protein L13: protein MTTYMAKPQEIKRKWYIIDAAGKTLGRVAATAASILRGKHKPIFTPHVDTGDHVIVINAEKVRLTGKKLLKKEYITHSGYPGGLKRINYATLLKTHPERAIEKAIWGMLPHNRLGRKIFKKLRVYRGSTHPHEAQKPEIWPLEG, encoded by the coding sequence ATGACTACCTACATGGCCAAACCTCAAGAGATTAAGCGGAAATGGTACATTATAGATGCAGCAGGTAAGACCCTGGGCAGGGTTGCGGCTACTGCTGCTTCTATCCTGCGAGGAAAACATAAGCCCATCTTTACCCCCCATGTAGATACTGGTGATCATGTAATAGTGATTAATGCGGAAAAGGTGAGGCTCACGGGCAAAAAACTTCTTAAGAAAGAGTACATCACCCATTCAGGCTACCCTGGGGGGCTTAAACGCATAAATTACGCTACCCTGCTCAAAACCCATCCTGAACGGGCTATTGAGAAAGCTATATGGGGAATGCTCCCCCATAACCGCCTGGGGAGGAAGATTTTTAAAAAACTCCGGGTATATAGAGGAAGCACCCATCCCCACGAGGCCCAGAAACCAGAAATATGGCCTTTAGAAGGGTAA
- the rpsI gene encoding 30S ribosomal protein S9 — protein MAQVQFYGTGRRKTAVARVRLIPGQGRILINDKPPAEYFGQQILADMIRKPLEITNTLDRFDVLAKVEGGGITGQAGAVRLGIARALLQADESLRPILRQAGFLTRDPRMKERRKYGLKKARKAPQFSKR, from the coding sequence TTGGCGCAGGTGCAATTTTATGGTACCGGCCGGCGGAAGACGGCAGTGGCTAGGGTTCGTCTTATACCAGGCCAAGGGCGGATCTTAATCAATGACAAACCGCCTGCAGAATACTTTGGCCAGCAGATACTGGCTGATATGATACGTAAACCGTTGGAAATCACCAACACCTTGGATCGTTTCGATGTCTTAGCCAAAGTAGAAGGAGGGGGTATAACCGGGCAAGCAGGGGCTGTTCGCTTGGGTATAGCTCGGGCCCTCCTCCAAGCTGATGAATCCTTGCGCCCCATCTTACGGCAGGCCGGTTTCCTCACCCGGGATCCGCGGATGAAGGAACGGCGCAAGTATGGGCTAAAGAAAGCCCGCAAGGCACCCCAGTTCTCTAAGCGTTAA
- the scfA gene encoding six-cysteine ranthipeptide SCIFF, with protein MHILTIVQPRLQDTLAKGGCGNCHVSCQSACKTSITVSHQPCEREKQQ; from the coding sequence ATGCATATCCTAACAATAGTACAACCCCGACTCCAGGACACCCTAGCTAAGGGTGGCTGTGGTAATTGTCACGTTTCCTGCCAGTCGGCCTGCAAGACCTCTATAACCGTAAGCCACCAGCCTTGCGAAAGGGAAAAACAGCAGTAA
- the scfB gene encoding thioether cross-link-forming SCIFF peptide maturase: MGYRIPQLEGIDWQADIHLFTCNGLHLLLDVNSGALHILDDVAKEVLGELKEVAAGSEGIPSLPQATKIFGPRPVSEVLEELARCQEEGTLFTQDRVAGWYHPPEPLLQGLCLHVSHDCNMRCRYCFAGGGSFGGKRNLMPLSIGKAAIDFLLTASGPRKRVEVDFFGGEPLLNFPVVRELVFYGRSRAHALGKEIRFTLTTNGLALDKEMGDFLNREGISVILSLDGRPETNDRYRRTYRGGGTYHIVLPRIKDFLKSRGYRDYWIRGTYTRDNLDFTNDVAYLVALGFQFISLEPVVASPGVPYSLRTEDVSAIKKEYQRLASFYFEARSRGHPFEFFHFNLDLNGGPCLTKRLHGCGAGVSYLAVSPEGDLYPCHQLVGQEHFRLGHVETGIQREELQEEFRQAHVYNKPRCLRCWARFYCSGGCHAAAIAANNSLREPDPVACAIQQARLEAALYVLARTRINFPLQAGSSQH, translated from the coding sequence ATGGGCTATAGAATACCTCAGCTTGAAGGTATAGACTGGCAGGCAGATATCCATCTATTTACCTGCAATGGGCTCCACCTTCTTTTGGATGTTAATAGTGGAGCCCTGCACATTTTGGATGATGTAGCTAAAGAGGTTTTAGGGGAGCTTAAGGAAGTAGCTGCTGGTAGCGAGGGTATCCCTTCGCTACCCCAGGCAACTAAAATATTTGGACCTCGCCCGGTTAGCGAGGTATTGGAGGAGCTAGCCCGTTGTCAGGAAGAGGGTACCCTTTTTACCCAGGATAGAGTGGCGGGCTGGTATCATCCCCCTGAACCCCTTCTCCAGGGATTATGCCTCCATGTATCCCATGATTGTAATATGCGCTGCCGGTATTGCTTTGCTGGAGGAGGATCCTTTGGGGGGAAGCGTAACTTAATGCCACTAAGCATTGGTAAGGCGGCCATAGATTTTCTCTTAACTGCTTCGGGACCGCGCAAGCGGGTGGAAGTGGATTTTTTCGGGGGCGAACCCCTTTTAAATTTCCCGGTGGTAAGGGAACTAGTGTTTTATGGCCGTTCTAGAGCCCATGCATTAGGCAAAGAGATACGGTTTACCCTTACCACCAACGGCTTGGCCTTGGATAAAGAGATGGGTGACTTTTTAAACCGCGAGGGGATAAGTGTAATTTTAAGCCTCGACGGCCGGCCGGAAACCAATGATCGGTATCGTCGAACATACCGTGGTGGGGGTACCTATCATATTGTCCTTCCCAGGATAAAGGATTTCCTAAAAAGTCGGGGTTACAGAGATTATTGGATAAGGGGTACCTATACCCGGGATAACCTAGATTTCACCAACGATGTGGCCTATCTGGTAGCCCTCGGCTTTCAATTTATTTCCCTGGAACCAGTGGTGGCCTCCCCTGGGGTGCCCTATAGCTTGCGGACGGAAGATGTGAGCGCTATCAAGAAGGAATACCAAAGGCTAGCTTCTTTCTACTTCGAGGCCCGTTCTAGGGGCCATCCCTTTGAATTTTTCCATTTTAATCTAGACCTTAATGGAGGTCCTTGCTTAACGAAAAGGTTACATGGCTGCGGTGCTGGAGTTTCCTATTTAGCTGTTAGTCCGGAAGGGGATCTTTACCCTTGCCACCAGTTGGTAGGCCAGGAACATTTTCGTCTGGGTCATGTAGAAACAGGTATTCAAAGGGAAGAACTTCAGGAAGAATTCCGCCAAGCCCATGTATATAATAAACCCCGTTGCCTTCGCTGTTGGGCCCGCTTTTATTGTAGTGGTGGCTGCCATGCTGCTGCAATAGCTGCTAATAACTCTTTAAGGGAACCCGATCCTGTGGCCTGTGCTATCCAGCAAGCCCGTCTGGAAGCAGCCCTTTATGTTTTGGCGAGAACCAGGATAAATTTTCCCTTACAAGCAGGATCTAGCCAGCATTAA
- a CDS encoding M23 family metallopeptidase → MPPHGLRRDGLQVLYRGFLAWWQGLPRTAGYFIHGFLPKLRGVGAWWRQPQGRFIFFKGVLVITSILLTLGVWRYFTAPNAWAVILAGERIGIVASQEEAGKALEKVKEALESAGYQGVELASQVEYVPVRVGRERINTETELEEILAQKVAFRVLATEIRINDMPIALVKDNETAQKVLEELKKAYTPGEGQVEEIKFKEHVTLVQRLAFPEEVLPFKQAVAKLLGGAETREYTVQEGDSLWSIAQKYGLTVEQLRSDNPQVQGERLDIGQVLKVRTASPLVHVVAIYRQEVVENIPYGTETRSNPELWRGEERVKQEGEEGQKKVTYRLVAENGQVIQKETISSEVIKEPVPRVVERGTRVRVALASRGGGSGRLAWPIYGYITSGFGYRGREFHTGIDIGASYGSPVGAAEAGRVIYVGYDGGYGRTVLIDHGGGLVTRYSHLSGYNVEVGQEVSRGEVIGYVGASGRATGPHLHFEVIINGEPRNPLNYLR, encoded by the coding sequence ATGCCACCGCACGGCCTAAGAAGGGACGGGCTTCAGGTATTGTATAGGGGGTTTTTAGCCTGGTGGCAAGGACTACCCAGGACGGCTGGTTATTTTATCCATGGTTTCCTCCCTAAACTAAGGGGGGTAGGAGCCTGGTGGCGGCAACCGCAAGGGCGGTTTATATTTTTTAAAGGTGTGTTAGTTATTACTAGTATACTATTAACCTTAGGAGTCTGGCGTTACTTTACGGCTCCGAATGCTTGGGCGGTTATCCTGGCCGGGGAAAGGATAGGCATAGTCGCTAGCCAAGAGGAAGCTGGGAAAGCCCTAGAAAAGGTTAAGGAGGCCCTTGAATCTGCTGGCTACCAAGGGGTTGAGCTCGCGTCTCAAGTAGAATATGTTCCTGTGCGGGTGGGTCGGGAGAGAATAAATACTGAAACAGAATTAGAAGAGATTTTAGCTCAAAAAGTTGCCTTTCGCGTTTTAGCTACTGAAATAAGGATTAATGATATGCCCATAGCCCTGGTAAAGGATAACGAAACAGCGCAGAAGGTCTTAGAAGAGCTCAAAAAGGCTTATACTCCTGGGGAAGGTCAGGTAGAAGAGATTAAGTTTAAGGAACATGTTACCCTAGTCCAGCGATTAGCCTTCCCAGAGGAAGTGTTGCCCTTCAAACAAGCCGTGGCTAAGCTTTTAGGAGGAGCAGAAACAAGGGAGTACACAGTGCAAGAAGGGGACTCCTTATGGAGTATTGCCCAGAAATACGGTTTAACAGTTGAGCAGCTAAGGTCGGATAATCCCCAGGTCCAAGGCGAACGCCTGGATATCGGCCAGGTACTTAAGGTACGTACTGCGAGCCCTTTGGTCCATGTAGTAGCCATCTACCGCCAAGAGGTGGTAGAAAATATACCCTATGGGACAGAAACCCGCTCCAATCCTGAGCTGTGGCGGGGGGAGGAAAGGGTAAAACAGGAAGGAGAGGAAGGACAAAAGAAAGTTACTTACCGGTTGGTGGCTGAAAACGGCCAAGTTATACAGAAAGAAACAATAAGCAGTGAAGTAATAAAAGAACCTGTGCCCCGCGTTGTAGAAAGGGGTACTCGAGTACGGGTTGCCCTAGCCTCCCGTGGGGGAGGTTCTGGACGGTTAGCGTGGCCTATCTATGGATACATCACCTCAGGCTTCGGGTATCGCGGGCGAGAATTTCATACTGGAATAGATATAGGAGCCTCCTATGGTTCTCCAGTGGGAGCGGCAGAAGCAGGTAGGGTAATTTATGTAGGTTATGATGGCGGTTACGGGCGTACAGTACTGATAGATCACGGTGGAGGTTTAGTTACCCGGTATTCCCATCTTTCAGGTTATAATGTAGAAGTAGGCCAGGAGGTTTCCCGCGGAGAAGTTATTGGCTATGTGGGAGCCTCGGGAAGGGCTACAGGGCCTCACCTCCACTTTGAGGTTATAATAAACGGTGAACCCCGAAACCCGCTTAACTACTTACGTTAG
- the trxB gene encoding thioredoxin-disulfide reductase has translation MSYDLIIIGGGPAGLTAGLYGARGGLNTLIIERGAPGGQAGQTDRIENYPGFPEGISGLDLAFKFAEQAERHGARLEMGTVEKVDFTGELKRVWTGETEYTGRAVIIATGSSPRPLQVPGEETLRGRGVSYCATCDGAFFRGKKVAVVGGGDSAVEEALFLTRFADQVTIIHRRDKLRAIQVLQKRAQENPKINFYWNTVVEAILGENKVEALRLKDVVSGAVREEPFDGIFIFIGLKPNTEFLGDAVTLDENGYIVTREDLATSAPGVFAAGDVRAKAFRQVATAVGDGAAAAMAAQKYLAEMFLK, from the coding sequence ATGAGCTATGACCTCATAATTATTGGGGGTGGTCCGGCTGGCCTCACCGCTGGTTTATACGGCGCAAGAGGCGGCCTTAATACCCTTATAATAGAGAGGGGAGCACCAGGAGGGCAGGCCGGGCAGACGGATAGGATAGAAAATTACCCTGGTTTTCCAGAAGGTATCAGCGGGCTGGACCTGGCGTTTAAATTTGCTGAACAAGCAGAGCGACATGGAGCCCGTCTGGAGATGGGAACAGTAGAAAAGGTAGACTTTACAGGAGAACTAAAACGGGTTTGGACAGGTGAAACAGAATATACTGGTCGCGCTGTTATCATAGCCACGGGGTCTAGCCCCCGGCCTTTGCAGGTACCGGGTGAAGAAACCTTACGGGGACGGGGGGTATCCTATTGTGCTACTTGTGATGGAGCCTTTTTCCGGGGTAAAAAGGTAGCTGTGGTAGGAGGTGGAGATTCCGCTGTAGAAGAAGCCCTCTTCCTTACTCGTTTTGCCGATCAGGTCACCATTATCCACCGACGGGATAAGCTACGGGCTATACAGGTACTGCAAAAGAGGGCCCAAGAGAATCCTAAGATAAACTTCTATTGGAATACAGTAGTAGAAGCCATCCTAGGGGAGAATAAAGTAGAAGCCTTGCGGCTTAAAGATGTGGTTTCGGGGGCTGTACGAGAAGAACCCTTTGATGGCATTTTTATCTTTATAGGCTTAAAACCCAATACCGAGTTTTTGGGAGATGCGGTAACCTTAGACGAGAACGGATACATCGTTACCCGGGAGGATTTGGCCACTTCGGCTCCAGGAGTTTTTGCCGCCGGGGATGTCCGGGCCAAGGCTTTCCGGCAAGTAGCTACGGCTGTTGGCGACGGGGCGGCTGCCGCCATGGCCGCCCAAAAGTACCTAGCCGAGATGTTCCTGAAATAA